One window of the Allosaccharopolyspora coralli genome contains the following:
- a CDS encoding lytic transglycosylase domain-containing protein has protein sequence MHETTSAPDAQSEAGTEQAEYTAATPEAVAHSSSSSATPVGAHRRRGRSRAVLDWLRDPSSGYLSPLQRVTPRMRLVQVGSAVAAAGVLAATAGALASVPQDTSVASATFVQPLVERDNQAPAGAQDRQEQANRDNAGAAGPGNAPGAQAKQSPVEEIKSWSTKSADTIPVSQNALQAYAEAEQSLEEKRPNCNLPWNLLAGIGRIESKHGEIFGAKLNDEGSPTDPIVGIALDGSSGVKAITDTDGGKLDGDPVTDRAVGPMQFIPTTWEKWGMDGNHDGKVDPQNLNDAAASAGNYLCGEGEARDLSGEDAQREALMEYNQSAEYGQDVLDAAAEYAQAGGPRSERG, from the coding sequence ATGCACGAAACGACGTCAGCCCCCGACGCCCAGTCGGAGGCCGGCACCGAGCAGGCGGAGTACACCGCGGCCACCCCCGAGGCCGTGGCGCACTCCTCCAGCAGCAGTGCGACCCCCGTCGGCGCCCATCGCCGTCGTGGGCGTTCCCGCGCGGTGCTCGACTGGTTGCGCGACCCGAGTAGCGGGTACCTGAGCCCACTGCAGCGCGTCACCCCCCGGATGCGGCTGGTTCAGGTGGGCAGCGCCGTGGCCGCGGCAGGCGTCCTCGCCGCGACCGCAGGTGCCCTCGCCTCGGTACCGCAGGACACGTCGGTCGCGTCGGCCACGTTCGTCCAACCGCTGGTCGAGCGCGACAACCAGGCCCCCGCAGGTGCCCAGGACCGCCAGGAGCAAGCCAACCGGGACAACGCCGGAGCAGCAGGCCCCGGCAACGCCCCCGGCGCCCAGGCGAAGCAGAGCCCGGTCGAGGAGATCAAGTCGTGGTCGACGAAGTCGGCCGACACCATCCCCGTGTCCCAGAACGCCCTGCAGGCCTACGCCGAGGCCGAGCAGTCGCTGGAAGAGAAGCGGCCGAACTGCAACCTGCCGTGGAACCTGCTCGCCGGGATCGGCCGTATCGAGTCCAAGCACGGCGAGATCTTCGGCGCGAAGCTGAACGACGAGGGCAGCCCCACTGACCCGATCGTCGGGATCGCCCTCGACGGCAGCAGCGGCGTCAAGGCCATCACCGACACCGACGGCGGGAAGCTGGACGGTGACCCGGTGACCGACCGCGCCGTCGGTCCGATGCAGTTCATCCCCACCACCTGGGAGAAGTGGGGCATGGACGGCAACCACGACGGCAAGGTCGACCCCCAGAACCTCAACGACGCCGCGGCGTCCGCGGGCAACTACCTGTGCGGCGAGGGCGAGGCCCGCGACCTCTCCGGTGAGGACGCCCAGCGTGAGGCGCTGATGGAGTACAACCAGTCCGCCGAGTACGGGCAGGACGTATTGGACGCCGCCGCCGAGTACGCGCAGGCAGGCGGGCCGCGGTCGGAACGGGGCTGA
- a CDS encoding LuxR C-terminal-related transcriptional regulator encodes MAPPAHASTREPAGNLPVDVTSFVGRRREITLTKRLLAESRVVTLTGSGGVGKTRLAIRVATNVRRNFRDKAWSVELEDVRDPSLLADAVREQLGLSTPESPTDVDGVVDQLRQSEMLLVLDNCEHLIDEAALFVDTVIRRCPGVRILATSRQSLGVAGESTMVVPPLQVPDPDHLPAPESYEQFASVRLFLDRARAVLPELEVDAQNGPALMRLCHHLDGNPLAIELAAVRLRSLSLEQLEERLAERYDLLTQGRRGAPSRQQTLQALVDWSWDLLTEGERRAWARISVFSGSFELEAAEHVAGNGLSPVAVLGAMHSLVDKSVLLREETEGEVRYRLLHILRDYGQERLAESGEQRAVRRKHYHWFAGLVNRFAREWIGSEQVAWLERLHNDHGNLRAAMDAALEDDDGVTTALLIAVQLTPYWTARGLNGEARMWLEKGLERSSTPSPQRSAAVRANAWFALLQGDVPAADKLLDQAASGPTGSVAQAAYLAQVRGMRAFFVGDLSTATTLLEDALSGFRTARAAQGELFALFGLGFVRGMTGESETGLVLLEQAIALSTDYDEVFWRAYALWASAHVEFERGNLEHAENAAKDALRLKRRLDNRLATAFSFGTLAWIAQRQRRPDRAARLFGASAAMWDAVRAAPAFYATFEAAHVQHEEETRTALGDDTFDQEFERGYRMTSAGALDFALEVKKRPKPAPTKETAGGDEVKLTRREREIAALVAQGRTNKEIAENLVIAQRTVEGHVQHILTKLDFSSRAQIAGWLAGQHTGGSGDQSP; translated from the coding sequence GTGGCTCCTCCCGCACACGCCAGCACCCGGGAGCCTGCGGGCAACCTGCCGGTCGACGTGACGAGCTTCGTCGGGCGGCGCCGTGAGATCACGCTGACCAAGCGTCTTCTCGCCGAGTCCCGTGTGGTGACCCTCACCGGATCCGGCGGTGTCGGCAAGACACGGCTGGCCATTCGTGTCGCCACGAATGTCCGGCGCAACTTCCGCGACAAGGCCTGGTCCGTCGAGCTCGAGGACGTACGTGATCCGTCGCTGCTCGCCGACGCGGTCCGCGAGCAGCTCGGGCTGAGCACCCCGGAATCGCCGACGGACGTCGACGGTGTCGTCGACCAGCTTCGGCAGAGCGAGATGCTGCTCGTGCTGGACAACTGCGAGCACCTGATCGACGAGGCCGCGCTGTTCGTGGACACGGTGATCCGCCGCTGCCCCGGAGTCCGGATCCTCGCCACCAGCAGGCAGTCGCTCGGCGTCGCGGGTGAGAGCACGATGGTCGTGCCCCCGTTGCAGGTGCCGGACCCGGACCACCTGCCTGCTCCCGAGTCCTACGAGCAGTTCGCCTCGGTGCGGTTGTTTCTCGACCGGGCGCGTGCGGTGCTGCCGGAACTGGAGGTCGACGCCCAGAACGGTCCGGCGCTGATGCGGCTGTGCCACCACCTGGACGGCAACCCGCTGGCGATCGAACTCGCCGCGGTGCGGTTGCGGTCGCTGTCGCTGGAGCAACTGGAGGAGCGGCTCGCGGAGCGCTACGACCTGCTCACCCAGGGTCGGCGCGGCGCCCCGTCTCGGCAGCAGACCCTGCAGGCACTGGTCGACTGGAGCTGGGACCTGCTCACCGAGGGCGAACGCCGGGCGTGGGCGCGGATCTCGGTGTTCTCCGGCAGCTTCGAGCTGGAGGCCGCCGAACACGTCGCGGGCAACGGGCTCAGCCCGGTCGCGGTGCTCGGCGCGATGCATTCGCTGGTCGACAAGTCGGTCCTGCTGCGGGAGGAGACCGAGGGCGAGGTCCGGTACCGGCTGCTGCACATCCTCCGGGACTACGGCCAGGAGCGCCTCGCCGAGTCCGGTGAGCAGCGGGCGGTGCGGCGCAAGCACTACCACTGGTTCGCGGGGCTGGTGAACCGGTTCGCCCGGGAGTGGATCGGTTCGGAGCAGGTCGCGTGGCTGGAACGGCTGCACAACGACCACGGCAACCTGCGGGCCGCGATGGACGCGGCGTTGGAGGACGACGACGGAGTCACCACGGCACTGCTGATCGCGGTGCAGCTGACGCCGTACTGGACCGCGAGGGGACTCAACGGCGAGGCCAGGATGTGGCTGGAGAAGGGCCTGGAACGGTCGTCGACGCCGAGCCCGCAGCGGTCGGCGGCGGTTCGGGCGAACGCGTGGTTCGCCCTGTTGCAGGGTGACGTCCCCGCCGCCGACAAGCTGCTCGACCAGGCTGCGTCGGGACCGACGGGCAGCGTGGCCCAAGCGGCGTACCTCGCACAGGTCCGGGGGATGCGCGCGTTCTTCGTCGGAGACCTGTCCACGGCGACGACGCTGCTGGAGGACGCGCTGTCCGGGTTCCGTACCGCGCGGGCCGCGCAGGGCGAGCTGTTCGCCCTGTTCGGCCTGGGCTTCGTGCGGGGCATGACCGGCGAATCGGAGACGGGCCTGGTCCTGCTGGAGCAGGCGATCGCACTCAGTACGGACTACGACGAGGTGTTCTGGCGCGCGTACGCGTTGTGGGCGTCGGCACACGTCGAGTTCGAGCGGGGCAACCTCGAGCACGCGGAGAACGCGGCCAAGGACGCGTTGCGCCTCAAACGTCGGCTGGACAACCGGCTGGCGACCGCGTTCAGCTTCGGCACGCTCGCGTGGATCGCGCAGCGTCAACGGCGACCCGACCGGGCGGCGCGGTTGTTCGGCGCGTCCGCGGCGATGTGGGACGCGGTGCGGGCGGCGCCGGCGTTCTACGCGACGTTCGAGGCCGCGCACGTGCAACACGAGGAGGAGACGCGTACCGCGCTCGGTGACGACACCTTCGACCAGGAGTTCGAGCGCGGCTACCGGATGACCTCGGCCGGGGCGCTCGACTTCGCGCTCGAGGTCAAGAAGCGGCCGAAGCCGGCCCCGACGAAGGAGACCGCCGGCGGGGACGAGGTGAAGCTGACTCGCCGCGAGCGGGAGATCGCCGCGCTGGTGGCCCAGGGGCGTACGAACAAGGAGATCGCGGAGAACCTCGTCATCGCGCAGCGCACGGTCGAGGGCCACGTGCAGCACATCCTCACCAAGCTCGATTTCAGCTCGCGCGCACAGATCGCCGGGTGGCTGGCGGGCCAGCACACCGGCGGTTCCGGTGATCAATCACCCTGA